The DNA window GCTGACACCGTAGTCAAACGTTCGTCGGAAAGTCGGATAGGCACCGGCGCTATGACTGCGCGCAAATTCTCCGCGAATGCGATCGCCAACCCCGCTGCGGTGCCCTTTTCCCCGCGCAAGGTCCTGGGAAGCCCGACGATGACCTCGACGGCATCGTACTCCCGCACAATTTCAGCAATTCTGAAAATATCGCTTGCCGAACCGGGCGTGCGCTTATTCGGCTTTGCGCGCGGCACCGTCTCCACGGGCGTGGCGAGGACGCCGTCCGGGTCGCTGGAGGCGACCCCGATCCGGACGCTGCCGACATCGATGCCGATCCGCCTGCCGCGACCGGGATCGGTCACGGGTGAGGGGCGGTCGGCGCCGCAGCGCTGGTCCGACGAATGGTGACTCTCTGGGTCGCCCATCACCCGGCCAGTTCGGCCACCCGGGCACGGACCGCGGTCAGGCCGACTTCGATACCCGAGGGATCCGAACCGGCGCCCTGCGCCATCTCCGGCTTGCCGCCGCCGCGACCGGCGATGCTCGGCCCGAAGCTGGCAACCAGATCGCCGGCCTTGAAGCCGAGGTCCTGCGCACTCTTGTTGACCGACACCACGAACGGCACCTTGCCATCGGCGTTGCCGAGCAGCACCACCACGGCCGGGTTGCTGCCGAAACGGCCACGAATATCGGTGGCCAGGGTGCGCAGATCACCGGCGGCGACACCCTCGGGCGCGGCGGCGGCCACCAGCAGCACGCTGCCGACCCGCTCGGCCTCGTCCACGAACTTGGCCGCCGAGGCGAGCACGGCGGCGATCTTGGTGCGCTCGAGCTCCTTCTCGGCCACCTTCAACCGCTCCACGAGCTGCTCGACACGCGCGGGCACGTCCTCCGAGGGCACCTTGAGCGAGGACGCGACACCGGCCAGCAGCGCGCGCTCCTTGGCCAGGTACTTATAGGAGTCCAGACCGACGAAGGCCTCGACGCGACGCACACCGGAACCGACCGACGCCTCGCCGAGCACGGTGATCGGGCCGATCTGCGAGGAATGCTGTACGTGCGTCCCACCGCACAACTCCATCGAGAACGGGCCGCCGATCTCCACGACACGCACCTCGTCGCCGTAGTTCTCGCCGAACAGTGCCAGCGCGCCCATCTGCTTGGCCTTGGGCAGATCGGTGACGAAGGTGTTCACCGGGAAGTCCGCACCGACCGCGTCATTGGACACGGCCTCGATATCGGCCCGCTGCTGTTCGGAGAGCTGGCCCTGCCAGTTGAAGTCGAAGCGCAGGTAGCCGGGCTTGTTCAGCGAACCGGCCTGCACGGCGTTCGGGCCGAGCACCTGCCGCAGCGCGGCGTGCACCATATGCGTGCCGGAGTGGCCCTGGGTGGCGCCACGCCGCCAAGCCGGATCGGCCTGCGCGAGTACGACATCGCCCTCGGTGATCTGGCCCTGTTCGACGGTGGTCTTGTGCACCCACAGCTTCTTGGCGATCTTCTGCACATCGTTGACGCGCAGCTTGAGGCCCTGCGCCGTGATGGAGCCGCGGTCGGCGATCTGACCGCCGGACTCCGCGTACAGCGGGCTGCGGTCCAGGATCACCTCGACGTCCTTACCGGCGGTGGCGGTCGGGACGCGGACACCATCGGCGATCAGCGCGAGGACATGAGCCTCGGAGGTGAGCTCGTCGAAACCGGTGAATTCGGTGGCGCCGCGATCGACCAGTTCCTTGTAGATGGACAGGTCGGCATGCGCGTGCTTGCGGGCCTGCGCATCGTCCTTGGCGCGCTTACGCTGCTCGGCCATCAGCGACCGGAAACCGTCCTCGTCCACCGAAAGGCCCGCCTCGGCGGCCATCTCCAGGGTGAGGTCGATCGGGAAGCCGTAGGTGTCGTGCAGGGTGAAGGCGTCCGAGCCGGCAATTGTCTTGCCGCCCTTGGCCTTTACCGATTCAGCGGTGTTGTCGAACAGGACGGAGCCGGTGTTGAGTGTCTTGAGGAACGCTGTCTCCTCACCGACCGCGACCGTCTCGATGCGCCGGAAGTCGGTGGCCAACTCCGGGTAGGACGGCGACATCAGATCGCTGACGACCTTCATGAACTCGCCCATGACCGGCTTCTCCGCACCCAGCAGGCGGGCCGAGCGCACGATCCGGCGCAGCAGGCGGCGCAGCACGTAGCCGCGGCCGTCATTGCCCGGGTTGACACCGTCGGCGATCAGCATCGCACCGGTGCGGGCATGGTCGGCGATCACGCGGAACCGGACATCGTCCTCGTGCGTGACGCCATAGGACCGGCCGGTCAACTCCTCGGCCTTATCGATGATCGGGCGCAGCAGATCGGTCTCGTAGACGTTGTCGACGCCCTGCAGCAGGAATGCGACGCGCTCGACACCCATGCCGGTGTCGATATTCTTCTTCGGCAGCGGGCCGAGGATCTCGAAGTCGTCCTTGCCGGTGCCCGCGCCCCGCTCGTTCTGCATGAACACGAGGTTCCAGATTTCGAGGTAGCGGTCCTCATCGGCCTCGGGGCCGCCCTCGACGCCGTAGGCGGGGCCCCGGTCGAAGTAGATCTCCGAACACGGGCCGCACGGGCCCGGAATGCCCATCGACCAGTAGTTGTCGGCCATGCCGCGGCGCTGGATGCGCTCGGCGGGCACGCCGACCTCGAGCCAGATCCGCTCGGCCTCGTCGTCGTCGAGGTAGACGGTGGCCCACAGCCGTTCCGGATCGAAGCCGTAGCCGCCGTCCTCGACGCTGCCGGTCAGCAGCGACCAGGCGAAGGTGATCGCCTCGCGCTTGAAGTAGTCGCCGAAGCTGAAGTTGCCCGCCATCTGGAAGAAGGTGTTGTGGCGGGTGGTGACGCCGACATTCTCGATATCGCCGGTGCGCACGCACTTCTGCACGCTGGTCGCGGTCGAGTAGGGCGGGGTCTGCTGACCGAGGAAGAACGGAACGAACTGCACCATGCCTGCGTTGACGAACAGCAGGTTCGGGTCGGCCAGGATCAGCGAGGCACTCGGCACCTCGGTATGGCCGGCACGGACGAAATGGTCCAGGAAGCGCCGTCGAATCTCGTGGGTCTGCACAGGTATCCAGCCTACCGGTGGGCCGCATCCGTTTTTTCAGCGACCGGGGTGCTGCCCGCCACCGTCCGGCCAACCCGACGAACTGGTCATCCGCTCACTGTCCCGTCATCCCGGAATGCCCTTCACCCACCAAATCGGCCAGCGAGTCGGTGACCGGCTCCTGATCCGCAATAATGCCACCCGAGACCGTCGAATCGGCCGGGCGACGCAGGGCTGCTCGAAATCGGCGGCGGGACCGTGTCGTCGTCGCTCGCAATAGCAGTGTAGTCACGGGCGCATGGTAGACCTGCCGGGTGGCGTCTATCGAGAAGCCGGTGCTCGTGATCGACGGATCCGCGTTCGATGACTTCGCCGGGTTCGCGCGCGAGTTCTCGAAACTGCTCGACGATTATCGCTGGCGGGGAAATCTCGACGCGTTCAACGACATCCTGCGCGGCGGATTCGGCACCCCCGAGGACGGGTTCGTGCTGCGGTGGCTGGATTCCGATCGCTCCCGCATCACCCTCGGCAAATCCGCGACGATCGAGTACCTCGAAGGCATCCTCGCGCGCTGTCATCCATCGAACCGCGAGCACGTCGGGGCGCGACTGGCCGCAGCGCGGCGCGGCGCGGGACCCACACTGTTCGACCTCGTCGTCGAGATAATCCTGGACCACGGACGCGACGGGAAGCAGTCCGCTGACGGGGTCGACCTGGAGTTGGTCTGACCCGGCGGCAAGCAGTCGCTAGCGGCCCCGGACGATCTTGCGCAGCTTCTCGACTCGGCGTTGGATATCGCGTTCGACGCCGTGGTCGGTGGGGGTGTAATAGTCGCGGCCGACGATTTCATCCGGTGGATACTGTTGCGCCAGAACGCCATCCGGGTCGTCGTGGGGGTATTTGTAGCCTTGGGCGTTGCCCAGCTTCGCCGCCCCGGCGTAATGGCCGTCGCGCAGGTGTGGCGGGACGAGGCCCGCTTTACCCGCGGAGATATCGGCCATGGCGGCGCCGAGGGCGGCCGGAACCGCACCGGATTTGGGGGCCGTGGCCAGGTGAATTGTCGCGTGGGTCAAGGTGAGCTGGGCCTCGGGCATGCCGATGAGTTGCACGACGTGCGCGGCGGCGACCGCGGTCTGCAGCGCCATCGGATCGGCCATGCCGATGTCCTCGCTGGCCGAGATCACCAGGCGGCGGGCGATGAAGCGGGGGTCCTCGCCCGCGCTGAGCATCCGGGCCAAATAGTGCAGGGCCGCATCGACATCCGAACCGCGGATGGATTTGATGAAAGCGCTCACCACGTCGTAGTGCTGATCGCCCGCGCGGTCGTAGCGCACGGCCGCCTTGTCCACGCTGGCCTCGACAAGATCCACATCCACGGTGCCGTCGAGCGAGGATTCCGCCGACGCCTCCAGCGCGGTCAGCGCCCGGCGCGCGTCACCGCCCGCGATCCGCACGATATGGTCCAGCGCGGCATCGGTCACCGTGTATTCACCGCCGAAACCGCGCGGATCCTCGATCGCGCGCCGCAGCACCTGCCGGATATCGGCGTCGGTCAGCGACTGCAGTTGCAGCACCAGCGAGCGTGACAGCAACGGTGACACCACCGAAAACGACGGGTTCTCGGTCGTCGCGCCGACCAGCAGCACGATCCGGTTCTCCACCGCGGCGAGCAGCGCGTCCTGCTGGGTTTTGGAGAAGCGGTGCACCTCATCGATGAACAGCACGGTCTGCTCGCCCGCGGTCAGGCGCCGCCGCGCCACATCGATGACCGCGCGCACTTCCTTCACGCCGGCCGACAACGCCGACAGCGCCTCGAAGCGGCGACCGGTGGCCTGCGAGATCAGCGACGCCAGCGTCGTTTTCCCGGTTCCCGGCGGTCCGTACAACAGCACCGACGCCGCACCCGAGCCCTCGATCAACCGCCGCAGCGGTGATCCCGGACCGAGCAGATGCTGCTGACCGACCACTTCGTCGAGTGATGCGGGCCGCATCCGCACTGCCAGCGGAGCACCGGCCCCGGTGCCGCGGAATTCGATCGCACCGCGCGAATCCGGCTCGACCGTCGGGTGACCCGGCATATCGAACAGCCCGTCGCTCATCGCCGACGCTCCGCCGCCCACACGTCGGGCCCGCGCGCCGCGCTGTGCCACGATCCGCTGCGCTCGCTCATAATTGCGACCGTACCGGCCGCCTCCGACACCGATGCAGTCCGGACGCGCGGGCAGGTCGATCCGAGTACCCAATTCTTTGCCGAACCTCGCGGAATCCGATCACACCGTCAAGGTCGACGTCACCGACCTGCCGCCCGGGAGCGGGTACTTCTACCGCTTCACCGCGTTCGGCGTGCACTCATCCATCGGGCGCACCCGCACAGCCCCGGCCGCGTCCGAGGAGGTCCAGCGGCTGCGTTTCGGCGTGGTGTCCTGCGCGAATTGGGAGGCCGGATACTTCGGCGCCTACCGGCATCTGGCCAACCGCACCGACCTCGACGCGATCGTGCATCTCGGCGACTACCTCTACGAATTCGGCCGCGGCAAATACGGTGTGCGCAGCGGCGCGGTGCGCTCGCACGAACCCGCCGACGAGATCGTCACACTCGCCGACTATCGAATTCGGCACGCGCAGTACAAGACCGATCCGGATCTGCTGGCGCTGCACGCGCGGGTGCCGTTCATCTGCACCTGGGACGACCACGAATTCGCCGACAACGCCTGGTCCGGCGGTGCGAACAACCACAATCCGGCCACCCAGGGCGACTGGCAGCCCCGCCGCGCCGCCTCGGCCCGCGCCTATCTCGAATGGATGCCGGTCCGCGCGACCAGTTCGGGCGCCGAGGTCCAGATCTATCGGCGGCTGCGCTTCGGCACCCTCGCCGAGCTGTCGATGCTCGACCTACGCAGCTACCGTGATCAGGAAGTCAAGCCGGTCGCAGGCTGGCGCGAGGTCGACAATCCGGCGCGCACCATCACCGGCAAGACCCAAATGGATTGGCTCACCGCCGGTTTGGCGTCCGCGCCGGTGCAGTGGAAGCTGATCGGCAATTCGGTGATGATCGCCCCCTTGGTGTTCCCGCCGCTGGAACCGGCCACCACCGAGGCCATCACGACCTTGCTGGGCGTGCCCCGATCCGGCGTACCCGCCAACGCCGATCAGTGGGACGGCTACACCGCCGACCGCCGCACACTGTTCCAGTCGATCGCCGACCAACCGGTCAGCGACGTCATCTTCCTCACCGGCGACATCCACTCCTCCTGGGCCGCCGACCTCCCCATCGACCCCGTGGACTATCCCGGCGGCCCCACCGTCGGCACCGAATTCGTCGTCCCGTCGGTCACCTCGTCCAGCCTCGGCGAACTCCTGAAGGCACCCCCGCGCACCGTCGCCGTCCCCATCGAGGAATCCATCAAGGCCGTCAACCGCCACCTGCGCTACGTCGAAATGGAATCCCACGGCTACGGCGTCCTGGAAATCACCCCTGCCCAAGCCCAAATGGACTGGTTCTACCTGACCGACGTCACCGACCCCGATACCCCCGTCCACCACGGCACCTCACTCGCCGTCCACCCGGGCGGCCGCCTCGAACCCCGCCCGGGCCCGGTGGCCTGACTCCCACTTCGGTCTCGTCCACCTCGGCGGCACCATCGAGCTGAGATCGGGCGGACTGAAGGACCACGTTCCCTGGTGTCGGCCGGATGGAGTCCGGCGGGTGCGTCGGGCCTTGCCACCATGGGTCACGATCGAGCCGGGATGGGGACTTCCGGGACTCCGGGCGAATCCAGGAGCAGAATTTCTCGCGAAAGGTTGTCGATTTCCGACGGGGTCGCTCGTCGGAACGAATACGACGGCCCGATCGGCGGGTCGAAGGAACCGAAGGAGCGAGATCATGAGCCAGTATTTGGTACTGATCTACGAGGACGAGAGTGCGTACGCGGCCGCATCGGAGCAGGTCATGGGCGAGGTCTACCAGGCGCACACGACCTTCCAGGAGATCGCGGGCAATGCGCTGCAGGGCGGCAACGCACTGCAGCCGACACCGACCGCCACCTCGATCCGCCAGCAGGACAGCGGCGAGTTCACCGTGACCGACGCGCCGTTCGCCGAGGCCAAGGAGGCGCTCGGCGGCTACTACCTGATCGAGGCCGCCGATCTCGACGCCGCGATCGCACTCGCCAAGCAGGTGCCCGCCCGGTTCGGCGGCGTCGAGGTGCGGCCGATCATGACGTTCGACTAGATCGATGTCGATCGACACCGATGCGGCCGACCGTGCCGCCGCGGCCGTCGAGCAGGCGCACCGTCGCGAATGGGCCTTCGTGCTCGCCGCGACGGTGCGGCTCGTCCGCGACTTCGACCTCGCGGAGGAGTGCGTGCAGGACGCCTACGCGCGAGCGCTCACCGAGTGGTCGCAGCACGGCGTCCCCGCCAAGCCCGGCGCCTGGCTCACCACCGTCGCCCGACGCCGCGGCCTCGATCTGCTGCGCCGCAACTCCACCATGCGACGCACACTCCCCAGCCTGATCACCGACCGGACCGACGACGACACCGCCGATCTCGCACTTGCGGAACTGGATTCGGCAGCCGCGATCCCCGACGACCGGTTGCGCTTGATCAGCACCTGCTGCCACCCCGCCCTCGCCCGCGAGGCCCAGGTGGCGCTCACCCTGCGCCTGGTCTGCGGCGTCACCACCGCCGAGGTCGCCCGCGCGTTCCTCACCAGCGAATCGGCCATGGCGGCCCGAATCACCCGCGCCAAGAAGAAGATCGCCGTGGCGCGCATCCCCTACCGGGTGCCCTCGGTCCGCGAACTCCCCGAACGACTCGACGCCATCTGCGCGGTCATCCATCTCCTGTTCACCACCGGGCACACGGCTCCCTCCGGCGATGCGCTGGTCCGTCCCGATCTCGTCGAGCGAGCACTTCAGGTCGCCCGCATGATGCACACGCTCGTCCCCGACGACCCATCCGTGACCGGCCTGCTCGCACTGATCCTGCTCACCGACGCCCGCCGTGCCGCCCGCGTGGATGCCGAGGGCCGCCTCTGTGTCCTCGAGCACCAAGACCGCACCCGCTGGGATCGAGCGGCCATCGCCGAGGGCATCGCCCTGGTGAAAACCGCTCTCCCCCACACCGATCGATATACGCTGCAGGCCGCGATCGCCGCCGTCCACGACGAGGCCCCATCGTGGGAACACACCGACTGGCGCGAAATCACCGGCCTGTATGTACTTTTGCTCCGCATCTGGCCATCCCCGGTAGTGCGCCTCAATTACGCAGTAGCAGTGGGCCTTTCCGGTAGCCCCGCCCGCGGCCTGGCCCTGCTCGACGCCCTCGCGAACGAACCCGCCCTGGCGACCTACGGCTATCTGGAAGCCTCCCGTGCCGCATTCCTGGCCCAACTCGGCCGCACCGCCGAAGCCGCCCTGGCCTACGAATCCGCCCTGCTCCTAACCGAAAACACCATAGAGCGAACCCATCTCGAATCCCGCCTAGCCGCCCTCACCCCGGAAACCTGAACCCCCGCCCCTCCCTCGGCGTCCCCCCGCACACCCTTGTCGTACCCGCACGGCGCGTATACCGCGTGTGCAGCCACCACGAAGGGTGTGGGGACGACCGACGGGCAGCGAACTCGGGCCGCGCGTACTCGGGGCTGGCACAGGCGATATACCTACTCCTCCCCCAATCCTCAGGCCCCCGGAACCCGGCCCCGGGCGAAACCTACTCCCCCCAGCGCTCTTCCAGCATCGCCGACACATCCTCGGCAAAATCCCCGACCGCGTCGTCGCCGGTGCACCGCGCATCCTCGGCGAGTGCCGCCCAGCGGTTGATCAGGGCTTCCGAACGCGGCACCGACAGACCGTGTTCGCGTGCGGAGGCGATGCGGGTGTGGTCGGCGGGCAGGAACCAGTAGGTGGTCAGCCATACCCAGATGAGGCGGGCCTCGAGGATCCGCTCGGCGAGCACTGTGTCATCGGCGAGTGCGGGCCACACGCCCACGACCTCCGAGCGCCACGCCTCCACCATCTGCTGTGCGCGTTCGCGGGACAGTTCGAAGTCACACAGGCAGCCGGGGAAGGACACCAGTGCGTAGGCGATGTCGAGGGTCGCGTCGCGGAAGCCACCCCATTCGTAGTCGAGGAAGCGCGCGCCTTCCTCATTGAGGATCACGTTGTCGGGGCAGAGATCCGACGGGCTGAACGCGCGGGAGCGCCCGGCGGAGAACAGTCGATTCCCTCGGACGATGCGTTCGGCGATCTCGCCGGGCACCTCGATACCGAGCTCACGCTGCAGCATGCCCGGCACCTCGGAGATCGCGGCCTCGGCCTGTTGCGCGATGCCGTCGACCCGGTGCACCACATCCACCCGGCGAAGCAGGGCGACGAAATCCGCCTCCCGCCCAACGGTCGCCGCGTGCATCCGGCCAAGCGCCTGCGCGAAGGCCATCAGCCCGTTGCGGGTCACCGGTTCCGCCCCGGATTGCAGCACCTGCGTCATCCGGGAGATGTCACCGAGATCGCTCAGGACCAGCAACCGGTCGGGCAGGCTGTGTGCGATCAGGTAAGCGCCGGGCCGGTGTTCGCGACTCAACGCGGTGGTGAACTGATACGACACCGCCTCGCGAAGAAACGCCGAATCAATGCTGGCGACGCCGGGCGCGAGACCACCCGTCGTGCGGTCCGCCGCAGATCCGCGGACCTGCTTGACGATGAGCGTCCGGGGTAGGGAGAAGGCGTTCTCTGAAACGCGCACGCGTAGGACCGTCGTCCTACCACTACCGCTGAGTTCCATCGGATCGCTCAGCTTTACCGGAGCACCCATTCGCTTTGTGAGCAACTGCTGTGCTGCGGACACGACTTCGGCGGCGCGTTCGGCCAATAGTGCGGTCATCGCTAATCAAGCTACTCGCACCGGGTCACTTCTAGCGAGCGGTTACACAACCTTTCCGCGTCGCTCGGCGTGTCTGCATCAAGGTTGCGGAACAGGCGCTGCTCGCTTGACACCATTGCACCCGTCCGGTTTTCTCATCGTCAACTGCCGTGCGCCACACCGCAAACCAGTTGCGTCGAAAGGTCTGCAGACAATGACCGACACACCGTCGCCCAAGCCGAACGAACCAGCTGGCTTGCCCGAACAAACCGGCGGCGCGCCCGAACAAACCGGCGGCGCGCCCGAACAAACCGGCGGCGCGCCCGAACAAACCGGCGGCGCGCCCGAACGAACCGGCGGCGCGCCCGAGGAGGGCGGTGGCGAACAGTTCGCGGCGCGTCCCGGCCAGCACGAAAGTCCAGACCCGCAGCCGAAGGAACCGGGTGTCGGACCGGGCAGGCACGAGATGGCCGGAACCGCCGGCTACCCACAGTTCGAGGGGCCCGGTGCGGCGCAGTACGGCAGTGAACCCGTGGAGCCGCCACCGCCGGTCGGCACCCCGTCGCCCGCGGCAACCGGTCAGCCGAGCTACGGTCCGCCGGGAACCGGGCCGATGGCGCCACCGCTCGGGTACGCGCCACCGCCCGGTGCGATGGCACCGCACCCGGGAGCGATGCAACCCGGGACGCCTCCCGGCGCGGCACCGCCCGGCGCGATGCAACCCGGGGCAGTACCCCCCGGCGGCATGCCTCCCCCCGGAGCGGTGCCCCCACCCGGCTACCAACCCGGCCAACCGACCTATGGGTACCAGTCCGCCCCCGGCGTCCCGATGAGCCTGGACGTCGGCAACGCACTGAGCTACGGCTGGGAGAAGTTCCGCGCGAACATCGGCCCGTGGCTGGCCGTCACCGCGGTCGGGGTGATCATCTATCTCGGCTTCGTGCTCGTCATCCGGGTCGTCGAACCGAATTCGCTGTTCAGCCTGCTGCTGATCTTCCTGGCGGTGATGGTCGCGATCTGGCTGCTGCAGGCCGCCATGATCCGCGGCGCGCTGTATGAAACCGACGGCAACAAACCGACTTTCGCGTCCTACTTCCACTTCGTGAACGCGGGCAATGTCCTGTTGACCGCCCTGCTCGCTTTCGCGCTCACCTGGATCGGCGCGGCGCT is part of the Nocardia sp. NBC_00565 genome and encodes:
- the ruvX gene encoding Holliday junction resolvase RuvX, encoding MGDPESHHSSDQRCGADRPSPVTDPGRGRRIGIDVGSVRIGVASSDPDGVLATPVETVPRAKPNKRTPGSASDIFRIAEIVREYDAVEVIVGLPRTLRGEKGTAAGLAIAFAENLRAVIAPVPIRLSDERLTTVSAARALRDSGVRARGQRQVIDQAAAVSILQGWLDERSAVLRSAEAASESGDDA
- the alaS gene encoding alanine--tRNA ligase; protein product: MQTHEIRRRFLDHFVRAGHTEVPSASLILADPNLLFVNAGMVQFVPFFLGQQTPPYSTATSVQKCVRTGDIENVGVTTRHNTFFQMAGNFSFGDYFKREAITFAWSLLTGSVEDGGYGFDPERLWATVYLDDDEAERIWLEVGVPAERIQRRGMADNYWSMGIPGPCGPCSEIYFDRGPAYGVEGGPEADEDRYLEIWNLVFMQNERGAGTGKDDFEILGPLPKKNIDTGMGVERVAFLLQGVDNVYETDLLRPIIDKAEELTGRSYGVTHEDDVRFRVIADHARTGAMLIADGVNPGNDGRGYVLRRLLRRIVRSARLLGAEKPVMGEFMKVVSDLMSPSYPELATDFRRIETVAVGEETAFLKTLNTGSVLFDNTAESVKAKGGKTIAGSDAFTLHDTYGFPIDLTLEMAAEAGLSVDEDGFRSLMAEQRKRAKDDAQARKHAHADLSIYKELVDRGATEFTGFDELTSEAHVLALIADGVRVPTATAGKDVEVILDRSPLYAESGGQIADRGSITAQGLKLRVNDVQKIAKKLWVHKTTVEQGQITEGDVVLAQADPAWRRGATQGHSGTHMVHAALRQVLGPNAVQAGSLNKPGYLRFDFNWQGQLSEQQRADIEAVSNDAVGADFPVNTFVTDLPKAKQMGALALFGENYGDEVRVVEIGGPFSMELCGGTHVQHSSQIGPITVLGEASVGSGVRRVEAFVGLDSYKYLAKERALLAGVASSLKVPSEDVPARVEQLVERLKVAEKELERTKIAAVLASAAKFVDEAERVGSVLLVAAAAPEGVAAGDLRTLATDIRGRFGSNPAVVVLLGNADGKVPFVVSVNKSAQDLGFKAGDLVASFGPSIAGRGGGKPEMAQGAGSDPSGIEVGLTAVRARVAELAG
- a CDS encoding barstar family protein, whose protein sequence is MASIEKPVLVIDGSAFDDFAGFAREFSKLLDDYRWRGNLDAFNDILRGGFGTPEDGFVLRWLDSDRSRITLGKSATIEYLEGILARCHPSNREHVGARLAAARRGAGPTLFDLVVEIILDHGRDGKQSADGVDLELV
- a CDS encoding replication-associated recombination protein A translates to MSDGLFDMPGHPTVEPDSRGAIEFRGTGAGAPLAVRMRPASLDEVVGQQHLLGPGSPLRRLIEGSGAASVLLYGPPGTGKTTLASLISQATGRRFEALSALSAGVKEVRAVIDVARRRLTAGEQTVLFIDEVHRFSKTQQDALLAAVENRIVLLVGATTENPSFSVVSPLLSRSLVLQLQSLTDADIRQVLRRAIEDPRGFGGEYTVTDAALDHIVRIAGGDARRALTALEASAESSLDGTVDVDLVEASVDKAAVRYDRAGDQHYDVVSAFIKSIRGSDVDAALHYLARMLSAGEDPRFIARRLVISASEDIGMADPMALQTAVAAAHVVQLIGMPEAQLTLTHATIHLATAPKSGAVPAALGAAMADISAGKAGLVPPHLRDGHYAGAAKLGNAQGYKYPHDDPDGVLAQQYPPDEIVGRDYYTPTDHGVERDIQRRVEKLRKIVRGR
- a CDS encoding alkaline phosphatase D family protein, translated to MPNLAESDHTVKVDVTDLPPGSGYFYRFTAFGVHSSIGRTRTAPAASEEVQRLRFGVVSCANWEAGYFGAYRHLANRTDLDAIVHLGDYLYEFGRGKYGVRSGAVRSHEPADEIVTLADYRIRHAQYKTDPDLLALHARVPFICTWDDHEFADNAWSGGANNHNPATQGDWQPRRAASARAYLEWMPVRATSSGAEVQIYRRLRFGTLAELSMLDLRSYRDQEVKPVAGWREVDNPARTITGKTQMDWLTAGLASAPVQWKLIGNSVMIAPLVFPPLEPATTEAITTLLGVPRSGVPANADQWDGYTADRRTLFQSIADQPVSDVIFLTGDIHSSWAADLPIDPVDYPGGPTVGTEFVVPSVTSSSLGELLKAPPRTVAVPIEESIKAVNRHLRYVEMESHGYGVLEITPAQAQMDWFYLTDVTDPDTPVHHGTSLAVHPGGRLEPRPGPVA
- a CDS encoding YciI family protein, translating into MSQYLVLIYEDESAYAAASEQVMGEVYQAHTTFQEIAGNALQGGNALQPTPTATSIRQQDSGEFTVTDAPFAEAKEALGGYYLIEAADLDAAIALAKQVPARFGGVEVRPIMTFD
- a CDS encoding RNA polymerase sigma factor, which translates into the protein MSIDTDAADRAAAAVEQAHRREWAFVLAATVRLVRDFDLAEECVQDAYARALTEWSQHGVPAKPGAWLTTVARRRGLDLLRRNSTMRRTLPSLITDRTDDDTADLALAELDSAAAIPDDRLRLISTCCHPALAREAQVALTLRLVCGVTTAEVARAFLTSESAMAARITRAKKKIAVARIPYRVPSVRELPERLDAICAVIHLLFTTGHTAPSGDALVRPDLVERALQVARMMHTLVPDDPSVTGLLALILLTDARRAARVDAEGRLCVLEHQDRTRWDRAAIAEGIALVKTALPHTDRYTLQAAIAAVHDEAPSWEHTDWREITGLYVLLLRIWPSPVVRLNYAVAVGLSGSPARGLALLDALANEPALATYGYLEASRAAFLAQLGRTAEAALAYESALLLTENTIERTHLESRLAALTPET
- a CDS encoding phosphotransferase family protein, which codes for MTALLAERAAEVVSAAQQLLTKRMGAPVKLSDPMELSGSGRTTVLRVRVSENAFSLPRTLIVKQVRGSAADRTTGGLAPGVASIDSAFLREAVSYQFTTALSREHRPGAYLIAHSLPDRLLVLSDLGDISRMTQVLQSGAEPVTRNGLMAFAQALGRMHAATVGREADFVALLRRVDVVHRVDGIAQQAEAAISEVPGMLQRELGIEVPGEIAERIVRGNRLFSAGRSRAFSPSDLCPDNVILNEEGARFLDYEWGGFRDATLDIAYALVSFPGCLCDFELSRERAQQMVEAWRSEVVGVWPALADDTVLAERILEARLIWVWLTTYWFLPADHTRIASAREHGLSVPRSEALINRWAALAEDARCTGDDAVGDFAEDVSAMLEERWGE